Proteins encoded in a region of the Nicotiana tomentosiformis chromosome 9, ASM39032v3, whole genome shotgun sequence genome:
- the LOC138899531 gene encoding uncharacterized protein, with product MTGSAKRWWRDYMLTRPARSPVLTWDQFSQLFLEKFIPITLREEYRRRFEHFQQGTMTVTQYETRFVDLAHHVIVLLPTEIERVRRFIDGLTYTIMLQMAKEAGSDISFQTSVNIARRIELVRAHERGPVSDKRPRHSASHGASRSHGPTMPYSGQPTFNANLAPISAPPLQSHYNGYPTRSDQFQLQLQQPRQQYGCYECGNICQIRRYYPRLSSNRSH from the exons atgacgggttccgccaagaggtggtggagagattatatgttgaccagaccagctaggTCACCTGtacttacttgggaccagttctcacagttatttttggagaagtttattcctaTTACATTGAGAGAGGAATACCGCAGGCGGTTTGAGCATTTCCAGCAAGGTactatgactgttacccagtatgagacccgatttgtggacttagcacATCATGTCATCGTTTTGCTTCCTACTGAAatagagagagtgaggagattcatcgATGGACTTACTTATACTATCATGCTTCAGATGGCTAAGGAGGCAGggagtgatatttctttccagacaTCCGTGAAcattgctagacggatcgagttagttcgtgctcatgagagagggccagtgtcagaTAAAAGGCCCCGTCATTCG gcatctcatggtgcttcaaggagtcacggtcctactatgccttactctggacagCCAACATTTAATGCCAAtttagctcctattagtgcaccaccactccagagtcactacaacggttatccgACACGTTCGGATCAGTTtcaacttcagcttcagcagccacggcagcaatatgggtgttatgagtgtgggaacatttgTCAAATCAGGAGGTATTACCCTAGGTTGTCAAGCAACAGATCTCAttag